GATCTCCGGCGGGGTGATGACCCTGATCCTCTCGGTGACCACCCTGGAGGCGCTCTCCGGGGCCAGGGAGCGCTTCTACGCCAGCCACCACTTCGCCGAGGTGTTCGCCGACGTCAAGCGCGCCCCGCTGGGCGTGGTGAGCCGCCTGCAGGAGATCGAGGGGGTCAACCTGATCGAACCCCGGGTGCAGGCCGCCATGCGCCTCTCGGTGGCGGGCTTCGACGACCCCATCCGCGGGCTGGCCCAGTCGATCCCCGATGGGCGTCAGCCGATGCTCAACCGCCTGCACCTGGTGGCCGGCGGCCTGCCCGAGGCGGGCCGCGACGACCAGGCGGTGGTCTCCGATGCCTTCGCCGAGGCCCATGGGCTGGTCCCGGGCGACAGCCTGGAGGCGATCATCGACGGTCGCCGTGTGCGGCTGCAGCTCGCGGGCATCGCCCTGAGCCCGGAGTTCCTCTACCAGGTCGCCCCCACCGACCTGATGCCCGACTACCGCCGCTACGCCGTGCTTTGGATGAACCAGCGTACGCTGGCCAATGCCTTCGGCATGGAGGGCGCCTTCAACCAGCTGACCCTGACCCTGCAGGCCGGGGCGCAACGCGAGGCGGTGATCGACGCCCTCGACCTGGCGCTGGCCCGCTACGGTGGCACTGGCGCCTGGACCCGCGACGACCAGCCCTCCCACCGCTTCCTCGACGAGGAGCTCAACCAGCAGCGCATCCAGGCCACGGTGCTGCCGGCGATCTTCCTCTCGGTCTCCGCCTTCCTGCTCCACGTGGTGATGGGCCGCCTGATCCAGACCCAGCGCGAGCAGGTCGCCGTGCTCAAGGCCTTCGGCTACCGCGACGGGGAGCTGGCCCGCCATTTCGGCCTGCTGGCCGGGATGATCGTGCTGCTCGGCTGGGCGCTGGGCGTGGCCCTGGGGGCCTGGGCGGCCAGCGGCATGGCCAGCCTCTATCGGGAGTACTTCCGTTTCCCCGAGATGCCCTTCCGGGTGCCGCTGTGGGCGCTGGCGCTGTCGCTGTCGGTGGTGGCCCTGGCGACCCTGCTCGGCACCTGGCGAGCGGTCTGGCAGGCGGTCAGCCGACCGCCCGCCGAGGCGATGCGCCCGCCGGCCCCGCTGCGCTTTCGCCGCAGCTGGCTGGAGCGCCTGCTGCCCGCTGCCTTGCTGGGGCAGGAGGGGCGCATGATCCTGCGCCACCTCGCCCGACACCCGGCCAAGGCCGGCCTCTCGGTGGCCGGCATCGCCCTCTCCGCGGGCCTGCTGATGATGGGCGCCTACCAGCTCGACGCCGT
The Halomonas alkalicola DNA segment above includes these coding regions:
- a CDS encoding FtsX-like permease family protein, with the translated sequence MRTLDRKLLRDFWRLKGQALAIAVVISGGVMTLILSVTTLEALSGARERFYASHHFAEVFADVKRAPLGVVSRLQEIEGVNLIEPRVQAAMRLSVAGFDDPIRGLAQSIPDGRQPMLNRLHLVAGGLPEAGRDDQAVVSDAFAEAHGLVPGDSLEAIIDGRRVRLQLAGIALSPEFLYQVAPTDLMPDYRRYAVLWMNQRTLANAFGMEGAFNQLTLTLQAGAQREAVIDALDLALARYGGTGAWTRDDQPSHRFLDEELNQQRIQATVLPAIFLSVSAFLLHVVMGRLIQTQREQVAVLKAFGYRDGELARHFGLLAGMIVLLGWALGVALGAWAASGMASLYREYFRFPEMPFRVPLWALALSLSVVALATLLGTWRAVWQAVSRPPAEAMRPPAPLRFRRSWLERLLPAALLGQEGRMILRHLARHPAKAGLSVAGIALSAGLLMMGAYQLDAVEAMIDQQYRQVLRMDMELTFAEATPARAAGELRHLPGVLAVETWRRVPGAGHPDSRPSRGAHQPAGHGARAAAAPGVGWPGPSPAPARGGPDADPPPGRLPRCPGGGRAGGGDHGGAAAPGDAAAGRPGRRTPRRRRLSHPPPAQCADGRGAGDQRCLAAGG